From the genome of Brassica oleracea var. oleracea cultivar TO1000 chromosome C4, BOL, whole genome shotgun sequence:
TTTCTCATTAGCATCTTCTTATTTGCTTGTTTATTATATTTCTCCTGAGAGATTTTGATTCACCGCCGAGAAAAGAAAAGAAAAGAAACTCAGAAAATTTTGAGAGGAAGATGGCGACCAATGATGATGATGCTAACAAACTCAGCGAGGGATGCTTTGATCTTTTTGCGGCGTTGCTTCTCGCTTGCGGTGACGATGAAACAAGAGCGAAACAAGGACAAGAAGTGCAAGAGAGAAACATGATCATGATCGAGACTATTACTAGTGCTGCCACCAACACTTTCTTGCTAGGCAAGCGAAAGATTGAAGATGATGATCAAGAAAACACTGCTTCTTCTTCTTCTTCTTCTTCTTCGTCCAAGAGGCGTCGTGTGGAGTCTAGCGAGGAACCCATCAGAGCAGAACCTATTAGAGAAATCAAACCTCCGGTTAAGAAAAGAAAGAGACCGGTTAAAAGAAAGGCGCCGGTTAGAAAGGAACCGGTTAGAAGAGAACCACCGGTGGTGACTCCGGGATGGGTGATTGACCTAATGAAGACAAGCAAAGGTCGTGAGGGGGATGCGAAGATGATATTTGAGAAGGCGATGACGAAGACCGATCTGACATCAAACCAAGGACGTCTCTTGATGCCATTTAACCAAATGGCTGATATGCACTTCTTGACCGAGGCAGAGTGGAAGATCCTAGAGGAGCATCACAAACACAAGGGAGATGTTAAAAAAGGAGTTAACGTTGATGAGAAAATGAAAGGAGTTGATGTCATCTTGTTACGTCGTAATGGTAATAACAAGGGATGGGAGCTTAACCTGAGGATATGGGAGATGAGTTCTAGTTTCAACTACGCCTTGTGTACTGGTTGGAACCAGGTTGTCCGCGATAACGACCTCCACACGAACCAGACTATTACCCTCTGGTCCTTCCATTCCCGTGATGGGACTCTCTACTTTGCTTTCGATCTTCCCACTCACGATGAACAAGGTATGGCTCTAGCTCTGGTTCCAGTTACATCTTCATCCATGGATATGGTTGAAATCTCTGAGGAGAATCCGTTTGCGTGTGAAGAGGCAAACAGGAGACTTTATCAATTTATAAGGAGTAGCAGAACTCCTCGCGTTTGTGTTCAAATCATAACAAATGATTCTTCTGGCAACCTCAACCTACTCGAGGGTGGTTTGGATCTAAACAGAACACCACCTGAAGAGTGCACTGAGATGGATTCTGATCTTGAGGCTGTACAAGAGACTCATCATATTAGGAGTACCTCACTCGCGTCCCTCACTGAGACCTCACAGGAATTCCTCACTGAGCCCTCGCTAGTATCCTGGAGGTTCCTGGAGGGAAAACAGCTGTGCTCTATGTGACTTAAATCTTTAATTTGTATTATTCTAAACCATTAGCTCTCTATTGGCCGCGTCATGCAAGTAGTTTATTTCTTAGTTAGGCATTCAAAAGGTTTTTTTATTGTTTTGGATTTTTTGGTACACTACTACTCTTGGAGTGTTATAGCTTCCTTAAACGGATGATAGACAATGTTTATTTTTGGCAGTTTGTATTTCAGTAATCATTAAATAGATGCTTTGACCAGGATGATGAACAAATTAATTACACAAGGAGAGATAATCCTACGTAGCAGCAAAGAAACAACACTTGATGAGTGACAGTTAAACTGACTTCATTGTAAGCTTTTACTCAATTGGTGGAAGAGAGTGAGAGGTTATGAGCCAAAAGAAGAAGCCAAGCTTTGTTCTTCTACTAAACCTCTCTATAGAATATTCCACTAGCTTACTCCACAGTTCTCCTACATTCATTTCTTGCAGACCTGATTGACAACCTGAAAAGCTCATACTATATATAGATAACATGCTTTCTTAAGGTGTTGAGATAGTCTAATAACCTGATTGACTTTTTGCAAGGCTTGGAGTCCAAATGTGTAGTACGACATGAATGGTCTTCCAGACTGTGGAGAAAGTAGATTGAGAGTGTTATAGAATGATAACTATTTTTTACAAGAGAATAGAGAAGCATACCTGTGAAATGGTAAGCCACTGAAGCATGATCTTTACTTCTGGATCGCCTCCAAACACACCACAACCCCAGTTCCCTGTAGCTACACCAATCTTCTTCTCTTCATGATCAATACACAATCTCTCCGAGCATTCTACAACTTGGCTCCCTGAAGCTGATGATGGAAGAGTACCCGCTTGATGTTTACACTGATGCAAGTATCCAGTAAAAGCCTTGTTAACCTCCCGAAGGAGGCCATCAGGTTTGTACTGTCTCCTTCCTGGCCGAGGAATGGCATCTATAGCTACAACTCTAGTTCTTCGCCTCATGTACCTTTCTAGTTCCTTGTTGTTTAAGTAATCACCAGCAAATTGGAAGGAAGATCCAAACCTGAACCATGTTTTATTGAACTTATTATAACAATAAAATTATTATATCTAATTAATTGGTAGTTAATTACCCTGTGTATAGTGTAAATCTTTCAGCACCAACAATCTCAATTGCTTCATTTTTATCCATACGAGGCAAGAATAACATTCCAGCTATGAGTTCTGGATTCATCATGAATCTTATTTCTTCCTATATAGAAAGGTGTCTTCAGTACATTATATCATCATATTCAGAATAACATGAAAGAAGGTAGTAACATTTTCAGACCTGTAGACATCCATGACGAAGAGTAAGACCTCCAAAATATTCATCAGCAAACTCTACCTCAAGAGTTTCACCGGGTTGGTCTTCTATAACTCCAGTGGAGTGAACCTACTCTCCAGTAAAGACATGAGTCAAGAGAATGGAGTTGGAAGTAAAGAACACTTAACATGTTGCTATGTATTAGGACATCCATATTGGAATTGGAAGGAATCTTAGGTAATATATAATTTACATATCACCAAATGGTTTTACGTTGGAAATCCATCCATCTAACGTAACATAACTTTACCTGAACGGAACAAAGCGGGGTGGTGGATTTGGCCCAGTACTCAGCCTCAGGATAAGAGACATAGGTCGGATTGTACTCCAGAGGAAGAACTTTCCTTTCAAATGAAACAAAGCCTCTTGGCATACATTGACATACCCTTTCAAAGTAATGGACAATGCACCTTATTTTGCTTTCTTGTTTCATGCACTGACGTGTATACAGAGACCTGAAAACACACAAAAGAAGGATTTGTAACTTTGGGAAGTGTAATTGTTACTTGTGAGGATAAGGATGGAGCCAACATACCAAAACAGTTCATCAAAGTTGATTCCTTGAAGATGCTTTAAGCGTCTGCCAACTTCAGGGAACAGACAAAAGAAGGAACATGCAAGAAGAGCTGCAATCAACTCCTACACAAGACCAAAAGATAATACCGAATCATGAGAAATGCAACATAGCACATGCATATTATTAGCTTACTACTCATCTTTTTGACTCAGTGAGAACATACCTGGCTAAGAAACACAATCCCAGCTTCTTGTGGACCTAATAAACGAAGCCCGGAAGTAACTGTTGGACCAATATGTTATTGGTTATATGTGAAAACGAAATGGGCCATTGGGCCAATCATCTAATAAGCCTTTGAGGCATGATGATTAATGAATCGAAGGAGAGAAAGTCCCACATCGGGGAGAACTGGAACAAATGAGGCGTATATATATGTACTCACTCTAACTCTTGTTCAAATAGCGCACATGAGAGGATAGGCTCGCCCCCAACGCGCGCGCCGCCGCCGTTCGGCCGGCCCGGGTCTTGGTCTTTGGTTTTTGGTTTCCAGCCCGATAAAAATATTTTATTTTGGACCAAGTTAAGCTCGACGTTTTGCCATTTAATTCCCGAAAAACGACATGCATTTTATTTTAAACAACACGTAGTTCGTTTAAAAACAACACGCTGTCTCTCTTCTTGACGATAAGTTTAAACGAGAAAAGATCTTGCGGAGGAAGTTTCGTAACGCCTCGCCTCCGAGATCCTCGCGAGATTTCCGCGCACGTGCGGCATCAGTTACGGAAAGTGGCTCGTCTTCTCTTCTTTATAAACTCGTCTCCTCCTTCATTTCTCAAAAAGTTTTTACGCAACCAAAAATCACCAGATCCCTTAACGTAAGTCTAGAGAGTGTTTCGTAGAGTTTATAGTTCGATAGGGCGATCACGAGTGAGGCATGATTCGTCTGCCATGGTTGTATCATGGGACTCTATATTCGTACAGTCCCGTCTCACTAACGGAGCGAATATTTTGAGTTAAGGAAATAGATCATATCTCGACTCCATGTCTCTTTGCGAATACGATTTCTTATCGTTCTTGTATTCGTCTTTTACATTCGTTTATTTCCTTAACATCGCTTTTATTCTATCGTTTATGTCAGTCCGATTTTCCGGCTTTTACAATCTTAACTCAGAATCGCTTTATGTCTAAAGCACGAATCGGGTTGAAGAACGATTTATAAAAACGGGTTTTGGAACCGAGTTTGCGATTTGCTTTCGAGCACTTCCGCGAAACGTTTATTCTTATTTCATAACGGGGTTTGCAATTTGCTTTCCAGAACTTCCGCGAAACGTTTGTTCTTATTTCATAACCGTGTTTGCGATTTGCTTTTTAGCACTTCCGCGAAACGTTTATTGTTTATTTCATGACGCTTTGCGGATTGCATTCTAGCATTTTTCGCAAAACGTTTTTGATACATACTTAAAACGTTATATACATGAATCGTTTCAGTAACCGCTTTCTTAAGCGAGTTTGTGAAGCATTCTAAGTCTATCAAAATGTTTTCTGCGAATGCTCAAAACGTTTTCTTAAGACTTATATCGATATGATTTGGTACAAACACCAAAAATGAACATTGATTTTAAACTATTATTTTTCTTTAAAATAATATGTTATTTGTTGAATGGAGTACTGATTCGTCTTCATGGTTTTCTCTACAGGAAAAACAATGACGAACGATAACAACACACCTATTGACACAACAGATGTCTATCAGACTCCACTCAACGTTGCAGCAACTGATGCAACCGTGACAAACGTTGGAAACATCACAGCATCAACAACAAGCACTATCCTCCCTGCGGGAAATGCTGCTGATGAAACCACTCGCCGTAGCCTATTCGGTGCTGGTCTTTATCAGACGGGTTCAGTATCAGCAACTGCAAGTGGTCCGGTGGCAGTTCAAACTCCTCCGGCTGTACCTAGCTTGTTTACTCAAGGGCTGATGCCAGACAAGTTTGATGGCAAAGGCTTCAAAACATGGCAGAAGAAGATGATGTTCTTTTTGACAACGATGAAACTGGACAAGTTCATCCAGGAGGACAAGCCCCTGATTCCGTACGGGATTGATGATGTTCACAGTCTTGCAACTGTTGACATATGGGTGCATTCCGACTTCATCTGCAAAGGTTACATTTTGGGTCGTCTCATTGACCCATTGTACCGTGTCTACTGTGAGATCCCCACAGCGAAAGAGCTATGGAGATCACTGGACAAGAAGTACAGAGGTGAGGACGCTGGCTGCCAGAAGTATGTGGTCTCTAAGTTCCACGACTTCAAAATGGTGGATTAAAAGCCCATCATGGATCAGGTGGAAGCGCTTCAGCTCATTTGCCATGAAATCGCTGCTGAAGGAATGTCCATCTGCGAGACATTCACAACTCTCAGCTTCATTGAAAAGCTTCCTCCAAGCTATGCGGATTTCAAGAACTACTTGAAGCACAAGAAGAAGAAGATGGGGCTCGAGGAGCTCATCATGAGGCTTCAGATGGAATCCAGAAACCGAATTGCTGACAAGGTCACTGCTAAGGAGCACAGTGTCAACATGGCTGAGCACAAAGGCAAAGGAAAGGCACACGCCCATTCTCCTGCCAAGCCTTCCAAAACTGATGCAGCCCTGAAGGCTTCTGGAAAAAACTTNNNNNNNNNNNNNNNNNNNNNNNNNNNNNNNNNNNNNNNNNNNNNNNNNNNNNNNNNNNNNNNNNNNNNNNNNNNNNNNNNNNNNNNNNNNNNNNNNNNCAAAAGTTTCAATGAATAAGAAAGAGCCAGTTGCTTATTTGGTTGAGTCTTTTAATATATGGCATGAAAGATTAGGCCATGTAAACTACAAATCTATACAAAGATTAATGAATTTAAATCTAATTCCTAAATGCAAAACAAGTAAACAAAAATGTGAAGTATGCGTACAGGCTAAGCTCACAAAAATGCCATCACCTCGTGTTGAAAGAACTAATAAACCTCTAGATTTAATTCACACAGATTTATGTGATTTAAAATACTTACAAACTAGAGGTGGGAAAAATTATTTTGTGACCTTCATAGATGACTGCACAAAATATTGCTATGTATTTTTATTATATAGCAAAGACGAAACCTTAGAAAAAAAAGAATTTAAACTCGAGGTCGAAAATCAGCTTAAAACAACTAGTAAAGTAGTTAGAAGCGACAGAGGAGGCGAGTATGATGGTCCATTCAATGCATTCTGTAAAGAACATGGAATAATCCATCAAACTACAGCTCCTTACTCACTAGAATCTGATGGAGTTGTTAAACGCAAAAATCAAACTCTAAAAGAGATGATGAATGCAAGGTTANNNNNNNNNNNNNNNNNNNNNNNNNNNNNNNNNNNNNNNNNNNNNNNNNNNNNNNNNNNNNNNNNNNNNNNNNNNNNNNNNNNNNNNNNNNNNNNNNNNNNNNNNNNNNNNNNNNNNNNNNNNNNNNNNNNNNNNNNNNNNNNNNNNNNNNNNNNNNNNNNNNNNNNNNNNNNNNNNNNNNAAGGTCACTATTGGACCTAAAACAGTGGATTGCATCTTCATCGGATATGCACATAACAGTAATGCTTATCGATTTCTGGTACATAAATCTGAAATATCAGACATTCATGTAAATACAGTCATGGAATCAAGAAATGTATCTTTCTTCGAAAATATTTTTCCATATAAGGAAAACCAAGGTTCAAAACGAACTCGAGAAGAAATAGACAATGACAAAAACACAGAAACTGAGACAAACTTCGAGATTTCTATAAATGATATTTCAGGAAATGGGGAAAAAGATGAACCTCGAAGAAGCAAAAGAGCTCGAAAAGAGAAATCTTTTGGAGAAGATTTCCTAATGGCATTTTTAGTAGAAAATGTTCCAAAAACTTTGGCAGAAGCCATGGCTTCACCAGAAGCTCCATTCTGGAACGAAGCTGTCAGGAGTGAATTTGATTCAATCATGCAAAATTATACTTATTACATGACAGATTTACCACCTGGCTGCAAAGCATTAGGGAATAAATGGATAATGACACGAAAACCTGGTGGAAAATACAAGTCTAGGCTTGTTGTTCAAGGATTCCGACAAAAGGAAGACCTTGACTACTTTGATACATATTTTCCAGTGACGAGAATAACATCAATAAGACTTATGATAGCTATCGCAGCCTTAAGAGACTTAGAAATCCATCAAATGGATGTAAAAACTGCTTTTCTAAATGGTGATTTAGAAGAGTAAATTTACATGAAACAACCTGAAGGTTTTGTCATTCCCGGACAGGAAGACAAAGTATGTCGACTTGTAAAGTCACTTTATGAGCTGAAACAAGCTCCTTAACAATGGCACGAAAAATTTGACAATACAATGATGTCAAATGGTTTCAAAATAAATGAATGTGACAAATGCATATACTACAAAACTACCAAAAATGCGTATGTTTTGCTATGTCTATATGTAGATGATATGCTCATTATTGGAAGCAATAAAGACATTATCAATCAAACAAAGAACATGCTCAAAAGGACATTTGAGATGAAAGACTTGGGATTAGTAGATGTAATTCTCGGGGTTAAAGTCACAAGAAATTCAAACGGAATTATCTTAACCCAATCTCATTATGCTCAAACAATATTAGAGAGATTTAAAAATTACTCTAAGAGTACGGCAAAAACTCCGTTAGATCCCCGAATGCACTTGACAAAGAATTCAGGTGAAGCGGTTTCACAAAACGAGTATGCATGCATGATCGGAAGTTTCATGTACTTGACAAATTGTACTAGACCAGATATGGCGCATGCAGTAAACGTACTTAGTCGATATACAAGTAATCCAGGTCATACACACTGGAAAGCTATAACGAGGGTACTCAATTACTTGCGCTACACCAAAGATTTTGGGCTTCACTATGGTAAAGAGCCAGCGGTTTTTGAAGGATACAGTGATGCTAACTGGATATCAGATTCNNNNNNNNNNNNNNNNNNNNNNNNNNNNNNNNNNNNNNNNNNNNNNNNNNNNNNNNNNNNNNNNNNNNNNNNNNNNNNNNNNNNNNNNNNNNNNNNNNNNNNNNNNNNNNNNNNNNNNNNNNNNNNNNNNNNNNNNNNNNNNNNNNNNNNNNNNNNNNNNNNNNNNNNNNNNNNNNNNNNNNNNNNNNNNNNNNNNNNNNNNNNNNNNNNNNNNNNNNNNNNNNNNNNNNNNNNNNNNNNNNNNNNNNNNNNNNNNNNNNNNNNNNNNNNNNNNNNNNNNNNNNNNNNNNNNNNNNNNNNNNNNNNNNNNNNNNNNNNNNNNNNNNNNNNNNNNNNNNNNNNNNNNNNNNNNNNNNNNNNNNNNNNNNNNNNNNNNNNNNNNNNNNNNNNNNNNN
Proteins encoded in this window:
- the LOC106339057 gene encoding probable poly(ADP-ribose) glycohydrolase 2; the encoded protein is MKEETITSGLRLLGPQEAGIVFLSQELIAALLACSFFCLFPEVGRRLKHLQGINFDELFWKVLPLEYNPTYVSYPEAEYWAKSTTPLCSVQVHSTGVIEDQPGETLEVEFADEYFGGLTLRHGCLQEEIRFMMNPELIAGMLFLPRMDKNEAIEIVGAERFTLYTGFGSSFQFAGDYLNNKELERYMRRRTRVVAIDAIPRPGRRQYKPDGLLREVNKAFTGYLHQCKHQAGTLPSSASGSQVVECSERLCIDHEEKKIGVATGNWGCGVFGGDPEVKIMLQWLTISQSGRPFMSYYTFGLQALQKVNQVVNQVCKK